A single region of the Nicotiana sylvestris chromosome 6, ASM39365v2, whole genome shotgun sequence genome encodes:
- the LOC138871239 gene encoding uncharacterized protein, with the protein MAVTTRSGRGGDVNASKKKEILSDEVEFQEDENMNEEVRIDIQDAEVKTPNDVNPSREHVINIPETAVHKAKAPFPIPPPPYPQRLAKQKNENQFKKFIDMMNNLSINVPLVEALEQIPGYAKFMKDLVTKKRSMDCETIKMTHQVSAIVHSIAPKLEIPGAFTIPCTIGNADFAKALCDLGASINLIPYLVFKTLGIGKPRPTSMRLQMADRIMKRPLGIIDDVLVRVDKFFLPVDFVILDCKVHYKVPVILGRPFLATEKALVDVEAGELTFWVGDEKMVFHVCKSMKQPNSSEVCSFVDLVTVVIVDDTSAMINVEDPLEAVLLNLDVNEDEGRMECVNALQGMGFFSYEPWKLSLDLDNRKTPPTKPSIKEPPVLELKPLSPHRRYEFLGPSSTLLVILSLCLTNMPHWLCSKSGRSQLDGP; encoded by the coding sequence atggcggtaactacaagaagtggacgaggcggtgatgtgaatgcctccaagaaaaaagaaattttgagtgatgaagttgagtttcaAGAGGATGAGAAcatgaatgaggaagtgaggattgatatccaagatgccGAGGTGAAAACTccgaatgacgtgaacccgtctagagAACACGTAATAAACATACCGGAAACGGCTGTGcataaagccaaggctccttttccaattccacctccaccttatcctcaaaggctcgcgaagcagaaaaatgagaatcaatttaagaaatttattgacatgatgaacaacttatccattaatgtgcctttggtggaggctcttgagcAAATAccgggttatgctaaattcatgaaagacttggtgacaaagaaaagatccatggattgtgaaactatcaagatgacccaccaagttagtgcaatagtgcactcgaTAGCTCCGAAGCTAGAAattcccggtgctttcaccattccttgcaccattgggaatgcagactttgcaaaagccctatgtgatttgggggcaagtatcaacttgattccCTActtagttttcaagactttgggtattgggaaaccgaggccaacttccatgagattgcaaatggcggatagaataATGAAAAGGCCATTGGGtataattgatgatgttcttgtccgggtggataaaTTTTTCTTGCCggttgattttgtgatcttggattgtaaGGTACATTATAAGGTTCCGGTCAtattgggtagacctttccttgctactgagaaggccttagttgatgtggaagcaggggaactcaccttctgggTGGGAGATGAGAaaatggtctttcatgtgtgcaagtcaatgaagcagcccaatagttctgaagtgtgctcttttgtggatcttgtcacggtagtgatagttgatgatactagtgcaatgatcaatgtggaagaCCCTCTAGAGgcggtattgttgaatcttgatgtaaatgaggatgaaggccgaatggagtgtgtcaatgctttacaAGGAATGGGCTTTTTTTCTTATGAGCCatggaaactctctttggatcttgataataggaagactccaccaacaaagccctcaatcaaggaacctccggtgttggagttgaagccgttgTCTCCGCACcgcaggtatgagttcttaggccctagttcaactttgctagttattctttcctTATGTCTTACTAATATGCCACATTGGCTGTGCTCCAAAAGCGGAAGAAGCCAATTGGATGGCCCTTAG